The following proteins come from a genomic window of Candidatus Zixiibacteriota bacterium:
- a CDS encoding sigma-70 family RNA polymerase sigma factor codes for MPEKTGEEKQPLPVNSQDDTAEDRQWVLAAQSGDKNAYGKLVTKYQRRLFRFLFMMLKEKEMAGDIVQDAFVRGYAALDAFEVEKPFYPWIATIARNLAINLLKKEERERPISEYENLMETTPDSSDNPLDLIIEKETEDRFGAAVAALPTPYRTVFVLRMFEKLSYEEIARQLNISPGTVDSRLHRARQKLVEMLKDYL; via the coding sequence ATGCCTGAAAAAACCGGGGAAGAAAAGCAACCATTGCCTGTAAACAGTCAGGATGACACCGCTGAAGATCGGCAATGGGTATTGGCCGCCCAAAGCGGCGATAAGAACGCTTACGGCAAGCTGGTGACCAAATACCAGCGGCGGCTTTTCCGGTTTTTATTTATGATGTTGAAAGAGAAAGAGATGGCTGGCGATATAGTCCAGGATGCTTTTGTCAGAGGTTATGCCGCCCTGGATGCTTTCGAGGTCGAAAAGCCGTTTTATCCTTGGATCGCCACGATTGCGCGTAATCTGGCGATAAATCTGCTCAAAAAAGAGGAGCGGGAAAGGCCGATTTCTGAGTATGAAAACCTGATGGAAACCACTCCCGACAGCTCCGACAATCCGCTGGATCTGATAATCGAGAAAGAAACAGAGGATCGTTTCGGCGCGGCGGTGGCGGCTTTGCCGACTCCATATCGGACGGTATTCGTTCTGAGGATGTTTGAGAAATTGAGTTATGAGGAAATTGCCCGGCAACTCAATATTTCGCCCGGGACGGTTGATTCGCGGTTGCACCGGGCCAGGCAGAAACTGGTCGAAATGTTGAAAGATTATTTGTAG
- the holA gene encoding DNA polymerase III subunit delta has protein sequence MTVRRRAVYYGVVSPSELGKELEQGKFRPLYYFFGSEDYRIKEAEKAVIGRFLPKALQVTNHTSLSGSKNKIDDILTELSMIPMLGERQVFTISDVQSFSETDLKRFFSLLDPPDSSRIVIFSTPSAKTPKKTTKLYKFMDTKAAAVEFPKLRGDSSKRRILKALADNNIKIDPKALDIIIELSGGDLGGLTAEINKLIDYIGEGGTITSEIVAEVSSDYQVFKIFELAQVAAVGEYVKAMTIIDFLIRRGENLSSLLFWMGDHFVGLYLAQNRKSPGGGKDMSWKYRGQMELYKNEQLEYIIEQIARADFDLKNNVKPERLIIERLIYNICREYQKNPHA, from the coding sequence TTGACAGTCAGACGCAGGGCCGTTTATTATGGTGTTGTGTCACCATCGGAACTCGGAAAAGAACTGGAACAGGGCAAATTTAGGCCTCTTTACTATTTTTTCGGCTCCGAGGATTACCGGATCAAGGAGGCCGAAAAAGCGGTAATCGGGCGATTCCTGCCCAAGGCATTACAGGTAACCAATCATACCTCCCTATCGGGCTCCAAAAACAAAATCGATGATATTTTGACCGAGTTGTCGATGATTCCGATGCTCGGGGAACGCCAGGTTTTTACCATTTCAGATGTCCAGTCGTTTTCGGAGACGGATCTCAAGAGGTTTTTTTCTCTTCTTGATCCGCCCGATTCGTCTCGAATAGTGATATTTTCAACACCCTCGGCTAAAACCCCCAAGAAAACCACCAAGCTATATAAATTTATGGATACAAAGGCGGCGGCCGTGGAATTTCCGAAACTCCGCGGGGATTCATCTAAGCGCCGTATTTTAAAAGCCCTGGCCGATAATAATATCAAGATTGACCCAAAAGCCCTGGACATAATTATTGAATTATCCGGAGGCGATCTGGGCGGCCTGACGGCCGAGATCAACAAACTGATCGATTATATCGGTGAGGGGGGAACAATCACCTCGGAAATTGTGGCCGAAGTATCCTCGGATTATCAGGTCTTTAAAATTTTCGAATTGGCCCAGGTCGCGGCAGTCGGGGAATACGTTAAAGCCATGACCATTATTGACTTCCTGATAAGAAGAGGCGAAAATCTGTCGTCGCTTCTATTCTGGATGGGGGATCATTTTGTGGGATTATACCTGGCCCAGAATCGTAAATCGCCGGGCGGCGGCAAGGATATGAGTTGGAAGTATCGGGGGCAGATGGAATTGTATAAGAACGAGCAGTTGGAATATATAATCGAACAAATCGCCCGGGCTGATTTCGATTTAAAGAACAATGTCAAGCCGGAACGGTTGATAATCGAAAGGCTGATATATAATATTTGCCGGGAGTATCAGAAAAATCCTCATGCCTGA
- a CDS encoding 1-acyl-sn-glycerol-3-phosphate acyltransferase, translating to MFWLGWIVIRSVAVVVFRIRIMDNRNIPAEGPFILACNHISYYDPPLVGASSPRLVHFMAKKELFRNRLFGWLISATKAHPINRRGFDRKAIEITTGILKSGQGLTIFPEGTRSQSDSFLSPHPGVGLLARRNMVPVVPVYINGANRLKECFLGRNRLGTIFGRPIGTDKIAEFSDDREGYRNLAVYIMERIGELKKEFLDRNGLTPEPVH from the coding sequence ATGTTCTGGTTGGGATGGATAGTCATCAGGTCTGTCGCGGTCGTGGTTTTCAGAATCAGGATTATGGATAACAGGAATATTCCAGCGGAGGGGCCGTTTATCCTGGCCTGCAATCATATTTCGTATTACGATCCGCCCCTGGTCGGGGCATCATCGCCGCGACTGGTGCATTTTATGGCCAAGAAGGAATTGTTTCGTAATCGCCTGTTTGGCTGGCTGATAAGCGCTACGAAGGCTCACCCCATCAACCGACGGGGTTTCGACCGGAAGGCCATTGAAATCACCACCGGTATTCTCAAATCCGGACAGGGGTTGACTATATTCCCCGAGGGAACGCGTTCCCAAAGTGATTCATTTCTGTCGCCCCATCCGGGAGTCGGTTTGCTGGCCCGCCGGAATATGGTGCCGGTGGTACCGGTTTATATTAACGGGGCCAATCGGCTGAAGGAGTGCTTTCTGGGGCGAAACCGGCTGGGGACGATTTTCGGGCGGCCGATCGGGACGGATAAGATCGCCGAGTTTTCCGATGACCGGGAGGGGTACCGGAATCTGGCGGTGTATATTATGGAACGTATCGGGGAGCTGAAAAAGGAATTTTTGGATCGGAATGGCCTGACGCCGGAACCGGTTCACTGA
- a CDS encoding zf-HC2 domain-containing protein — translation MLSEEWKHLLSRFIDNQLDETERDQVEKALESDPEAREYYRQLLALDKKAGEMTLDMDEAFWNEQKEVILEKITAVAEEKIVPVKSRWYARVNYKIVAVAASIALVTFISIFESQLLDHTRTIFGDKTPKVKVTPAPVTVDSAGWRDDASQMSLYEKKKDSEEKGTLSREDITTPNRLADEIPFEEIPPPDKKSERQQELPPATEIIPVDELANEVKAEIPDVKTIEPAEEIPKMDLAGRGGEMPITEKIQPTPKGNPPEPLGDTALSLPSMEAVTKLKWQAEMVRGGGGDSSIPAAGKSVLSGYDYDLANRARTAINTGEQEGLKQGLKSQAGAVVVSHEELDSTLFGDFTPEQKETYLDWRRKAEEVQQKYGMMFLSDRVSGSLTSQSSGLSGQVSISDENLLKIAQTFYELGRITPIGEERTRMIGNLEIIKGRVSADSTINLIKYYLSELRK, via the coding sequence ATGCTTTCAGAAGAATGGAAACATCTGCTGTCGAGGTTTATCGACAATCAGCTCGATGAGACGGAACGGGATCAAGTCGAGAAGGCTCTCGAAAGCGATCCCGAGGCCCGCGAGTATTACCGTCAATTGCTGGCTCTGGACAAGAAGGCAGGGGAAATGACCCTTGATATGGACGAGGCTTTCTGGAATGAACAAAAGGAAGTCATTCTTGAAAAGATTACAGCTGTAGCGGAAGAGAAAATTGTCCCGGTCAAAAGCAGATGGTATGCAAGAGTGAATTATAAAATTGTGGCCGTGGCCGCCTCAATTGCTCTGGTGACTTTTATTTCGATTTTCGAGTCACAACTTCTCGATCACACCCGGACAATATTCGGAGACAAAACCCCAAAAGTCAAGGTCACTCCGGCACCAGTGACCGTCGATTCTGCAGGCTGGAGAGATGATGCTTCGCAGATGAGTCTCTACGAGAAGAAGAAGGACTCCGAGGAGAAAGGAACATTGTCGAGGGAAGATATTACTACTCCGAATCGGCTGGCGGATGAGATCCCGTTTGAGGAAATACCGCCGCCGGATAAAAAAAGCGAGAGACAACAAGAATTACCGCCTGCGACAGAAATAATCCCGGTAGATGAATTGGCCAATGAAGTCAAGGCTGAAATTCCAGATGTGAAAACGATTGAACCGGCAGAGGAAATTCCGAAAATGGATTTGGCCGGGCGGGGGGGGGAAATGCCGATTACCGAGAAAATCCAGCCGACGCCAAAGGGAAACCCGCCGGAGCCTTTGGGGGATACAGCTTTATCTTTGCCATCAATGGAGGCAGTGACTAAGCTGAAATGGCAGGCTGAAATGGTCCGGGGCGGAGGTGGTGATAGTTCGATACCTGCGGCAGGGAAGAGCGTCTTGAGTGGTTATGATTATGATTTGGCGAATCGCGCTCGCACGGCCATTAATACCGGAGAGCAGGAAGGTTTGAAACAGGGTCTTAAGTCTCAGGCGGGAGCAGTGGTTGTTTCGCATGAGGAACTTGATTCGACATTATTTGGTGACTTTACACCTGAGCAAAAAGAAACATATCTTGATTGGCGCCGCAAAGCCGAAGAGGTCCAGCAGAAATATGGCATGATGTTTTTGTCGGATAGGGTTTCCGGTAGTTTGACTTCGCAGTCCTCGGGACTTTCGGGCCAGGTATCGATAAGCGATGAAAATTTACTGAAGATTGCTCAGACCTTTTATGAATTAGGTCGAATCACACCCATCGGCGAAGAGCGGACCCGGATGATCGGCAATCTTGAGATTATCAAGGGTCGAGTGTCGGCCGACAGTACTATCAATCTGATCAAGTATTACCTTTCGGAACTCCGGAAATAA
- a CDS encoding thrombospondin type 3 repeat-containing protein — MNEYFMEWISGMKKFCLYNVIILIVVFLMPGNLWSANLVDVDIVPIGEDTPVDTLYSNLEYVIRIWIENDVHLASMNLGFVLWSDDGAVVDILSKPGGFGDLMTVNVIPGCRMWDENATHRTVWDATSGLITNETYFDGVTPDSIMIGGFGAVNGLLPGDLEEMMTFHIIAHEPTGPATFCFDSTFIPPAGDFLFADIESNGIIPEVGWLEGGRCWPVVACQDDDNDDVCDINDNCITGYNPDQADTDEDGLGDVCDNCPAISNIDQVDTDNDNIGDDCDNCPEAANPDQADQDFDGKGDICDNCPTAANPDQLDSDGDGKGDACDSILCADTNGDGRVNILDVTYFVNYLYRGGSKPKCSE; from the coding sequence ATGAACGAATACTTTATGGAATGGATATCAGGTATGAAAAAGTTCTGTTTATATAATGTCATAATATTGATTGTGGTATTTCTAATGCCGGGCAATTTATGGTCGGCCAATCTGGTTGATGTCGATATCGTACCGATCGGGGAGGATACGCCGGTCGATACGCTTTATTCGAATTTGGAATATGTTATCAGGATCTGGATTGAAAACGATGTTCATCTGGCCAGTATGAATCTCGGGTTCGTTTTATGGTCAGATGATGGTGCGGTAGTCGATATTTTGTCTAAACCGGGTGGTTTCGGCGACCTGATGACAGTCAATGTGATTCCCGGATGTCGTATGTGGGATGAAAACGCCACCCATCGGACGGTCTGGGACGCTACCAGCGGATTGATTACCAACGAGACGTATTTTGATGGAGTAACGCCGGATTCGATCATGATTGGAGGATTCGGGGCGGTGAATGGCCTTTTACCGGGTGATCTGGAGGAGATGATGACTTTTCATATTATCGCCCATGAACCGACCGGACCAGCCACATTTTGTTTTGACAGCACTTTTATCCCTCCGGCTGGAGATTTCCTTTTTGCCGATATTGAATCCAACGGAATAATTCCCGAGGTAGGCTGGCTCGAAGGGGGACGATGCTGGCCGGTGGTAGCCTGCCAGGATGATGATAATGATGATGTTTGCGATATCAATGATAACTGCATCACGGGGTATAATCCCGACCAGGCCGATACGGATGAAGATGGATTAGGAGATGTATGCGACAATTGCCCGGCTATTTCCAATATTGACCAGGTTGATACTGATAATGATAATATCGGTGACGATTGCGATAATTGCCCGGAGGCGGCTAATCCGGATCAAGCCGATCAGGACTTTGACGGCAAAGGTGATATCTGCGATAATTGTCCAACTGCGGCCAATCCCGATCAACTCGACAGCGATGGAGATGGCAAGGGGGATGCCTGCGACAGTATCCTCTGTGCTGATACCAATGGCGATGGCCGGGTGAATATTCTGGATGTTACCTATTTCGTTAATTATCTTTATCGCGGCGGATCGAAACCAAAATGCTCAGAATGA
- the rpsA gene encoding 30S ribosomal protein S1, with the protein MAEAKKKTATKSTTTGGDALPKRTKRKAAKSKKTKIQKVKLVKSEKTENVVGTEVVEQQTVEKIETARTRRLSEKAAAREEQAEEKKADIVTVDAMKLTDINSREYSEEEYNRMLELYESTIKDIKEGEIVSGTVLGVSKTDVIVDVGFKSEGIIPLTEFPEPINIAVGDQIEVYLQQIEDANGQLILSKQKADFMIVWDKIHECHDAGDLVIGKIVRRIKGGVVVDIMGVDAFLPGSQIALRQVPDFDALIGTEMELKIIKLNKNRRNIVVSRRVVLEEERESKRGALLKEIEVNQVRDGIVKNITDFGVFIDLDGVDGLLHITDMSWGRIKHPSELVSLGDIIKVKILDFDEKTSRISLGLKQLTPYPWENIEEKYPIGKKVTGKVVSITDYGAFVELEKGVEGLIHISEMSWTQHIKHPSKIMNVGDKIDAVVLSVDRENEKISLGIKQMEPDPWETIEQKYPVGKIVSGKVRNLTAFGAFIELEEGIDGLIHISDMSWTKRIQHPSELMKKGDKIDVRILRIDHENRRISLGFKQLKNDPWPDIAKKYAVATDCLGTITRVLDRGVTVELDGEVEGFVPTHQLGKEDLENPADAFNEGDQIPLQVIEFDRQAHKIVLSVSSYYKKREQSELDQFLAKHPTRTVSMGDALAAKTPGMISTEPIESAPEPSDEIPVETLESESSPAETTPDTAEPAGGEESGENPEQV; encoded by the coding sequence ATGGCTGAAGCCAAAAAGAAAACTGCAACAAAATCCACAACGACAGGAGGTGATGCACTTCCCAAGCGCACCAAGCGTAAAGCGGCCAAGTCAAAAAAGACCAAGATCCAGAAAGTAAAACTGGTCAAGTCCGAAAAGACTGAAAACGTTGTCGGGACGGAGGTGGTCGAACAACAGACCGTCGAGAAAATCGAAACCGCCCGGACCAGGCGTCTTTCCGAAAAAGCCGCTGCCCGTGAGGAACAGGCCGAAGAAAAGAAGGCCGATATCGTTACAGTCGATGCCATGAAGCTGACCGATATCAACAGCCGCGAGTATTCCGAGGAGGAGTACAACCGGATGCTGGAGCTGTACGAAAGCACCATCAAGGATATCAAGGAAGGCGAAATTGTTTCGGGGACAGTCCTCGGTGTATCCAAGACCGATGTGATTGTCGATGTCGGGTTCAAATCCGAGGGGATTATCCCCCTGACCGAATTCCCGGAACCCATCAATATTGCCGTGGGCGACCAGATCGAAGTCTATTTACAGCAGATCGAGGATGCCAACGGCCAGTTGATTCTTTCCAAGCAGAAAGCCGATTTCATGATTGTCTGGGATAAAATCCATGAGTGTCATGATGCCGGTGATCTGGTGATCGGGAAAATTGTCCGCCGGATCAAGGGCGGCGTGGTGGTCGATATCATGGGTGTAGACGCCTTTCTACCCGGTTCACAGATTGCTTTGAGACAGGTTCCCGATTTCGATGCCCTGATCGGCACCGAGATGGAACTGAAGATTATCAAGCTCAACAAGAACCGGAGAAATATCGTGGTTTCCCGGCGCGTGGTTCTCGAAGAGGAGCGCGAGTCGAAGCGGGGTGCGCTGCTGAAGGAAATCGAGGTTAACCAGGTTCGCGACGGGATCGTCAAGAACATCACCGACTTCGGTGTTTTTATCGATCTTGACGGAGTCGATGGCCTCCTGCATATCACCGATATGTCGTGGGGGCGGATCAAACATCCCAGTGAGCTGGTTTCGTTGGGCGACATCATCAAGGTCAAGATTCTCGATTTTGACGAGAAGACGTCGCGCATTTCTCTCGGGTTGAAGCAGTTGACGCCGTACCCGTGGGAAAATATCGAAGAGAAATATCCGATCGGCAAGAAAGTTACCGGCAAGGTGGTTTCAATCACCGACTACGGTGCATTTGTGGAACTGGAAAAGGGAGTCGAGGGATTGATTCATATTTCCGAGATGTCCTGGACCCAGCATATCAAGCACCCGTCGAAGATCATGAATGTCGGCGACAAGATCGATGCTGTGGTGCTTTCGGTGGACCGCGAGAACGAGAAAATATCGCTGGGTATCAAGCAGATGGAACCCGATCCATGGGAGACCATCGAGCAGAAGTACCCGGTCGGTAAGATCGTTTCCGGCAAGGTTCGCAACCTGACGGCTTTCGGCGCCTTTATCGAGCTCGAGGAGGGAATCGACGGTCTGATTCATATCTCGGATATGTCATGGACCAAACGGATTCAGCATCCCTCGGAGCTGATGAAAAAGGGCGATAAGATCGATGTCCGGATTCTGCGGATCGATCATGAAAACCGCCGGATTTCCCTGGGGTTCAAACAACTCAAGAACGATCCCTGGCCGGATATTGCCAAGAAGTACGCCGTCGCGACCGACTGCCTGGGGACGATCACCCGGGTGCTGGATCGCGGGGTGACGGTGGAGCTGGATGGCGAAGTCGAGGGATTTGTCCCGACCCATCAACTGGGCAAGGAAGATCTCGAGAATCCCGCCGATGCCTTCAACGAGGGCGACCAGATTCCGCTTCAGGTGATCGAGTTCGACCGCCAGGCGCACAAGATTGTCCTGTCGGTATCCTCGTATTACAAGAAGCGGGAGCAGTCCGAACTGGATCAGTTCCTGGCCAAACATCCGACCCGAACGGTTTCGATGGGTGATGCTCTGGCGGCCAAAACGCCGGGGATGATATCCACCGAGCCGATCGAATCGGCCCCGGAACCATCCGATGAAATTCCGGTCGAAACCCTGGAAAGCGAATCATCGCCGGCCGAGACGACGCCCGATACGGCGGAGCCGGCAGGTGGTGAGGAGAGCGGGGAAAACCCGGAACAGGTGTAA
- a CDS encoding basic amino acid ABC transporter substrate-binding protein, with the protein MSGCGPGSETPGWKSSGVLRIGTDATYPPFEMVNTETGNPEGFDIDIISAVCRINGWEPEFIITPFDGIISGLKSDKYDCIISAMTITPQRKAIVLFSEPYYLAGQVIAVPQGDTIIHSTDDLRGRKVGVQLGTTGERMAKSLPGVSVFSFDNIGAAFIDMENGRIDAVLNDFPTTTEYIRLKGRAKIVGDLLSEEYYGIAVARKNIELLEKINTALRQIKTDGEYDKIAACWFPGGDFIRPDSSSEN; encoded by the coding sequence ATGTCGGGGTGCGGCCCCGGGAGTGAAACTCCGGGCTGGAAAAGCTCCGGGGTTTTAAGGATCGGGACCGACGCCACCTATCCTCCTTTCGAAATGGTCAACACCGAGACGGGCAACCCCGAGGGTTTCGATATTGATATTATCAGCGCCGTCTGCCGGATAAACGGATGGGAACCGGAGTTTATAATCACGCCTTTTGACGGTATAATTTCCGGATTAAAGAGCGATAAATATGACTGTATTATATCGGCCATGACGATTACACCCCAGCGAAAAGCCATTGTTCTTTTTTCCGAGCCATATTATCTGGCCGGGCAGGTAATTGCGGTTCCGCAGGGAGACACGATAATACATTCAACGGATGATCTTCGGGGCCGCAAAGTCGGGGTCCAACTTGGGACAACCGGGGAGAGAATGGCCAAATCGTTACCCGGGGTATCGGTTTTTTCTTTTGATAATATCGGGGCGGCTTTTATCGATATGGAAAACGGGCGAATCGACGCGGTATTGAATGATTTTCCCACAACTACTGAGTATATCCGGCTTAAGGGCCGGGCCAAAATTGTCGGTGATTTGTTGTCCGAGGAATATTACGGTATTGCTGTGGCCCGGAAAAATATTGAATTACTGGAAAAGATCAATACCGCCCTGCGGCAGATAAAAACCGATGGCGAGTATGATAAAATCGCCGCCTGCTGGTTTCCCGGGGGCGATTTTATTCGGCCGGATTCTTCATCGGAAAACTGA
- the mtaB gene encoding tRNA (N(6)-L-threonylcarbamoyladenosine(37)-C(2))-methylthiotransferase MtaB, which yields MKRVAFETVGCRLNQYETEKIAAQLTLCGFDRVEFNDPADLYIINTCTVTGRADASCRNIISRAARRENNPPVVVIGCYVDADREKVARLNGVDLVVNNNEKTAILEMLKNRFPHLFENGQTAEQPKAINEFHDHNRAWIKIGDGCNQRCSYCIIPMVRGPLNNRPPEEIVDEINNLAAHGYNEVVLTGIHIGMYRYGDLESPADLVRYILNNTNISRIRLSSIEPQEVDTDLVRVINEGGERVCRHLHIPLQSGSDRVLKLMRRPYDTGRYLEIIRYVKENIPEVVIGADIIVGFPGETEDDFAGSAAVSDSGWLDYLHVFSYSDRPGTVAAEMTEKINPDIIKNRNRVLREISRKHYTLALKREIGQVAIAISEHRSKSGRHYWGITDNYLKVVLPLESGGGKELLRIKITGATDRNLTGEIIPG from the coding sequence ATGAAACGGGTGGCGTTTGAAACTGTCGGGTGCCGGCTCAACCAATATGAGACCGAAAAAATCGCGGCCCAGCTGACTCTGTGCGGGTTCGACCGGGTGGAATTCAATGATCCGGCCGACCTCTATATTATCAACACCTGCACCGTGACCGGCCGCGCCGACGCCTCATGCCGCAATATTATTTCCCGGGCCGCGCGACGAGAAAACAATCCGCCGGTGGTGGTGATCGGCTGTTATGTCGATGCCGACCGGGAAAAAGTGGCCCGTCTGAACGGGGTCGATCTGGTGGTCAATAACAATGAAAAGACCGCCATACTGGAAATGCTCAAAAACCGTTTCCCCCACCTGTTCGAAAACGGCCAGACCGCCGAACAACCGAAAGCCATAAACGAATTCCACGATCACAACCGGGCCTGGATTAAAATCGGCGATGGATGCAATCAGCGGTGTTCATACTGCATTATCCCGATGGTGCGGGGGCCCCTGAATAACCGTCCGCCCGAGGAAATTGTTGATGAAATCAACAACCTGGCCGCCCACGGATACAACGAAGTGGTGTTAACCGGGATTCATATCGGGATGTACCGCTATGGTGATCTCGAATCACCGGCCGATCTGGTGCGATATATATTGAATAATACCAATATCTCTCGAATCAGGCTGTCATCGATCGAACCCCAGGAGGTTGATACCGATCTGGTGCGGGTGATCAACGAGGGGGGCGAACGGGTCTGCCGACATCTGCATATCCCGCTTCAGTCCGGATCGGATCGGGTCCTCAAACTGATGCGCCGTCCGTACGATACCGGGCGGTATCTGGAAATCATCCGGTATGTTAAAGAAAACATTCCGGAAGTTGTAATCGGGGCGGATATAATTGTCGGTTTTCCCGGTGAAACCGAGGATGATTTTGCCGGATCCGCGGCGGTGTCGGATTCCGGGTGGCTGGATTATCTTCATGTGTTTTCATACTCCGACCGGCCCGGGACAGTCGCGGCCGAAATGACGGAGAAAATCAATCCCGATATTATCAAGAATCGGAACCGGGTTTTAAGAGAAATTTCCAGAAAGCATTATACTCTGGCTTTAAAAAGAGAGATCGGGCAGGTTGCTATCGCGATCTCGGAGCATAGATCAAAAAGCGGCCGGCATTACTGGGGAATCACCGATAATTATCTTAAGGTGGTCTTGCCGCTGGAATCAGGGGGCGGCAAAGAACTTCTCCGGATAAAAATAACCGGGGCCACGGACCGTAATCTCACCGGCGAAATTATCCCCGGTTGA
- a CDS encoding PspC domain-containing protein, whose protein sequence is MSKKLYRSRVDRKIAGVCGGVGEYFGVDPTLVRILAILLVFADGIGLIAYIVAWIIMPHRPFGMEETKPVYDNNQWKKFWPGVLLIGLGIIFLLKNIYWWFDFWDFFWPAILIAVGLALILHRKSGSIDTTGPIHNAGEVN, encoded by the coding sequence ATGAGCAAAAAGCTATATCGATCGAGAGTTGACAGAAAAATAGCCGGAGTCTGCGGCGGGGTCGGCGAATATTTTGGGGTCGATCCAACCTTGGTACGTATCCTCGCCATTCTCTTGGTTTTTGCCGATGGTATCGGCCTGATAGCCTATATTGTGGCCTGGATTATAATGCCTCATCGGCCATTCGGAATGGAGGAGACAAAACCGGTTTATGATAACAACCAATGGAAGAAATTCTGGCCGGGCGTTCTTTTAATCGGTCTTGGGATAATCTTTCTGTTAAAAAATATATACTGGTGGTTCGATTTTTGGGATTTCTTCTGGCCGGCCATATTGATAGCCGTTGGACTGGCCCTGATTCTTCATCGCAAATCGGGTTCCATTGACACGACCGGCCCGATTCATAATGCGGGGGAGGTGAACTGA
- a CDS encoding (d)CMP kinase, with translation MDGKVIAIDGPAGSGKSTTARMLAEKLGYRYLDTGAMYRAVTLFALENEVAVDDVPRLEIIAARIAIDFKIENGINHVFLNGKDVTEAIRSPEVTKAVSPVSALAEVRQALVARQKEMAKEGGVVAEGRDTTSVVFPEADLKIYLTASLEERARRRMIDFAHQGISSTLEEQVQLVAKRDEYDSQRKASPLVRTRDAVLIDTTNMNVEEQVERIMILAKARFKQI, from the coding sequence ATGGATGGAAAGGTAATTGCGATTGATGGCCCGGCCGGTTCTGGAAAATCCACGACAGCCCGGATGTTAGCCGAGAAGCTCGGGTACCGTTATCTGGATACCGGTGCCATGTATCGGGCGGTGACGCTGTTCGCATTGGAAAACGAGGTCGCCGTCGATGATGTTCCCCGGCTGGAAATTATTGCCGCCAGAATTGCAATTGATTTCAAGATTGAAAATGGTATCAATCACGTCTTCCTTAATGGAAAGGATGTTACCGAGGCCATCAGATCGCCGGAGGTAACCAAAGCGGTTTCACCGGTATCGGCTCTGGCCGAAGTTCGCCAGGCGCTGGTAGCCCGGCAAAAAGAAATGGCCAAAGAAGGCGGGGTGGTGGCCGAGGGCCGAGATACCACGTCGGTAGTTTTCCCCGAGGCGGATCTTAAGATTTACCTGACCGCTTCGCTTGAGGAACGGGCCAGACGGCGGATGATTGATTTTGCTCACCAGGGGATTTCCAGCACTCTGGAGGAACAGGTGCAACTGGTGGCCAAACGTGACGAGTATGACAGCCAGAGAAAGGCCTCGCCACTGGTCAGGACCCGCGACGCGGTTCTGATCGATACCACCAATATGAATGTCGAAGAACAGGTCGAAAGGATAATGATACTGGCCAAAGCCAGGTTTAAGCAGATATGA